A part of Solea solea chromosome 8, fSolSol10.1, whole genome shotgun sequence genomic DNA contains:
- the LOC131464405 gene encoding ubiquitin-conjugating enzyme E2 G1-like, giving the protein MTEQSALLLRKQLAELNKNPVEGFSAGLIDDDDIYKWEVVIIGPQDTLFEGGFFKAYLTFPYDYPLRPPKMKFITEIWHPNVAKNGDVCISILHEPGEDKFGYEKPEERWLPIHTVETIMISVISMLADPNSDSPANVDAAKEWREDPNGEFKRKVARCVRKSQEMAFD; this is encoded by the exons ATGACCGAACAATCAGCTTTACTTCTTCGAAAACAACTGGCAG AGCTCAACAAGAATCCCGTGGAGGGCTTTTCAGCTGGTCTGATAGATGATGACGACATATACAAATGGGAAGTTGTGATCATTGGTCCACAAGACACCCTTTT TGAAGGAGGGTTTTTTAAGGCATACCTAACCTTTCCTTATGATTATCCACTACGGCCACCAAAGATGAAGTTCATCACTGAAATCTGGCACCCAAATG TGGCAAAGAACGGGGATGTTTGCATCTCAATTCTGCACGAGCCTGGCGAAGATAAGTTTGGTTATGAAAAGCCTGAGGAACGCTGGCTTCCAATCCACACAGTAGAGACAATCATGATTAGTGTTATCTCCATGCTGGCTGACCCCAACAGTGATTCACCGGCTAATGTGGATGCTGCG AAAGAATGGAGGGAGGATCCTAACGGTGAATTTAAGAGGAAGGTGGCTCGCTGTGTAAGAAAAAGTCAAGAGATGGCGTTTGATTAG
- the anapc7 gene encoding anaphase-promoting complex subunit 7 isoform X2, with amino-acid sequence MFKQPVLDPQCLLLLYVLPCSMELFSPAQKYQLLVYHADAIFHDKEYRNAACKYSMALQQKKVLSKTSKVRTSTGGAASNLQAQNLPSEIEVKYKIAECYTILKLDKDAIAVLDGIPSRQRTPKINMMLANLYRKAGQERSAVTSYKEVLRQCPLALDGIIGLLSLSVKGAEVASMTMDVIQSMPNLDWLSVWIKAYAFIHAGDNQRAINTICSLEKKSLLRDNVDLLVSLADVYFRAGDTKNAILKFEQAQMLDPYLIKGMDVYGYLMAREGHLEDVEVLGGRLFNISDQHAEPWVISGCHSFYSKRYSRALYLGAKAIQLNSNSVQALLLKGAALRNMGRVQEAIIHFREAMRLAPCRLDCYEGLIDCYLASNGIREAMGMANNIYKTLGANAQTLTILATVCLEDPVTQEKAKTLLDKALAQRPDYTKAVVKKAELLSREQKYEEGITLLRNALANQSDCVLHRMLGDFLVAVNDYQEAMDQYSIALSLDPNDQKSLEGMQKMEKEESPTDATVELDGDDMEGSGEDGDLEGSDSEAAQWADQEQWFGMQ; translated from the exons ATGTTCAAACAGCCCGTCTTGGACCCtcagtgtcttttgttgttgtatgtaCTTCCATGTTCCAT GGAGCTGTTCTCCCCGGCCCAGAAGTATCAGTTGTTGGTTTATCATGCTGATGCCATCTTCCATGATAAAGAGTATCGTAATGCTGCATGTAAATACAGTATGGCACTGCAACAGAAGAAGGTGCTCAGCAAAACATCCAAAGTTCGTACCTCTACTGGTGGAGCAGCATCCAACCTACAGGCACAG AATTTGCCATCTGAAATTGAGGTCAAGTACAAGATAGCTGAATGCTACACCATCTTGAAACTGGACAAAGATGCCATTGCAGTGCTTGATGGGATTCCATCCAGACAGAGGACTCCTAAG ATCAACATGATGTTAGCAAACCTATACAGGAAAGCTGGTCAGGAGCGTTCTGCTGTGACGAGCTACAAAGAGGTTCTCAGACAGTGTCCCCTTGCCCTGGATGGCATCATCG gtcttctctctctgtcagtcaaAGGAGCTGAAGTGGCATCCATGACTATGGATGTGATCCAGAGTATGCCTAACCTGGACTGGCTCTCTGTTTGGATCAAAGCTTATGCCTTCATACATGCAGGAGACAATCAACGAGCCATTAACACTATTTG CTCCCTGGAGAAGAAGTCTCTGCTGCGGGACAACGTGGACCTCCTGGTGAGCCTGGCAGATGTCTATTTCAGAGCAGGAGACACAAAAAATGCCATCCTCAAATTTGAGCAAGCCCAGATGCTGGACCCGTACCTCATCAAAG GAATGGATGTTTATGGCTACCTGATGGCACGTGAGGGACACCTGGAGGATGTGGAGGTGTTGGGAGGGagattatttaatatttcagaCCAGCATGCTGAACCGTGGGTGATCTCTGG ttgTCACAGTTTTTATAGCAAGCGTTACTCCAGAGCTCTTTACCTGGGAGCCAAGGCCATCCAGCTGAACAGCAACAGTGTGCAGGCTCTCCTCCTGAAGGGGGCAGCACTGAGAAACATGGGTCGTGTGCAAGAAGCTATTATCCATTTCAGAGAGGCCATGCGTTTGGCACCATGCCGACTCGACTGCTATGAAG GTCTGATTGACTGTTACTTGGCATCTAATGGGATTCGAGAGGCTATGGGGATGGCTAATAACATCTATAAGACTCTGGGGGCCAATGCACAGACTCTGACCATCCTTGCAACAGTGTGTCTGGAAGATCCGGTGACTCAAGAGAAAGCCAAGACCCTGCTGGACAAAGCACTGGCTCAGAGACCCGACTACACCAAAGCTGTGGTCAAAAAGGCTGAGCTGCTGA GTCGGGAACAGAAATATGAAGAAGGGATCACTCTCCTTCGCAATGCCTTGGCCAATCAGAGTGACTGTGTCCTGCACAGAATGCTGGGAGATTTTCTGGTGGCTGTCAATGATTACCAAGAGGCCATGGATCAGTACAGCATAGCCTTAAG TCTGGATCCCAACGACCAGAAGTCTTTAGAAGGAATGCAGaagatggagaaagaggagagtccCACAGACGCCACCGTGGAGCTGGACGGTGACGACATGGAGGGCAGTGGAGAGGACGGAGACCTGGAGGGCAGTGACAGTGAAGCGGCTCAGTGGGCCGATCAGGAACAGTGGTTTGGGATGCAGTGA
- the anapc7 gene encoding anaphase-promoting complex subunit 7 isoform X1 yields MNVIDHVRDMAAAGLHSNVRILSSLLLTMSNNNPELFSPAQKYQLLVYHADAIFHDKEYRNAACKYSMALQQKKVLSKTSKVRTSTGGAASNLQAQNLPSEIEVKYKIAECYTILKLDKDAIAVLDGIPSRQRTPKINMMLANLYRKAGQERSAVTSYKEVLRQCPLALDGIIGLLSLSVKGAEVASMTMDVIQSMPNLDWLSVWIKAYAFIHAGDNQRAINTICSLEKKSLLRDNVDLLVSLADVYFRAGDTKNAILKFEQAQMLDPYLIKGMDVYGYLMAREGHLEDVEVLGGRLFNISDQHAEPWVISGCHSFYSKRYSRALYLGAKAIQLNSNSVQALLLKGAALRNMGRVQEAIIHFREAMRLAPCRLDCYEGLIDCYLASNGIREAMGMANNIYKTLGANAQTLTILATVCLEDPVTQEKAKTLLDKALAQRPDYTKAVVKKAELLSREQKYEEGITLLRNALANQSDCVLHRMLGDFLVAVNDYQEAMDQYSIALSLDPNDQKSLEGMQKMEKEESPTDATVELDGDDMEGSGEDGDLEGSDSEAAQWADQEQWFGMQ; encoded by the exons ATGAATGTCATCGATCACGTACGGGACATGGCTGCCGCCGGCCTGCACTCTAATGTCCGGATACTGAGCAGTTTGTTGCTGACAATGAGTAACAACAATCC GGAGCTGTTCTCCCCGGCCCAGAAGTATCAGTTGTTGGTTTATCATGCTGATGCCATCTTCCATGATAAAGAGTATCGTAATGCTGCATGTAAATACAGTATGGCACTGCAACAGAAGAAGGTGCTCAGCAAAACATCCAAAGTTCGTACCTCTACTGGTGGAGCAGCATCCAACCTACAGGCACAG AATTTGCCATCTGAAATTGAGGTCAAGTACAAGATAGCTGAATGCTACACCATCTTGAAACTGGACAAAGATGCCATTGCAGTGCTTGATGGGATTCCATCCAGACAGAGGACTCCTAAG ATCAACATGATGTTAGCAAACCTATACAGGAAAGCTGGTCAGGAGCGTTCTGCTGTGACGAGCTACAAAGAGGTTCTCAGACAGTGTCCCCTTGCCCTGGATGGCATCATCG gtcttctctctctgtcagtcaaAGGAGCTGAAGTGGCATCCATGACTATGGATGTGATCCAGAGTATGCCTAACCTGGACTGGCTCTCTGTTTGGATCAAAGCTTATGCCTTCATACATGCAGGAGACAATCAACGAGCCATTAACACTATTTG CTCCCTGGAGAAGAAGTCTCTGCTGCGGGACAACGTGGACCTCCTGGTGAGCCTGGCAGATGTCTATTTCAGAGCAGGAGACACAAAAAATGCCATCCTCAAATTTGAGCAAGCCCAGATGCTGGACCCGTACCTCATCAAAG GAATGGATGTTTATGGCTACCTGATGGCACGTGAGGGACACCTGGAGGATGTGGAGGTGTTGGGAGGGagattatttaatatttcagaCCAGCATGCTGAACCGTGGGTGATCTCTGG ttgTCACAGTTTTTATAGCAAGCGTTACTCCAGAGCTCTTTACCTGGGAGCCAAGGCCATCCAGCTGAACAGCAACAGTGTGCAGGCTCTCCTCCTGAAGGGGGCAGCACTGAGAAACATGGGTCGTGTGCAAGAAGCTATTATCCATTTCAGAGAGGCCATGCGTTTGGCACCATGCCGACTCGACTGCTATGAAG GTCTGATTGACTGTTACTTGGCATCTAATGGGATTCGAGAGGCTATGGGGATGGCTAATAACATCTATAAGACTCTGGGGGCCAATGCACAGACTCTGACCATCCTTGCAACAGTGTGTCTGGAAGATCCGGTGACTCAAGAGAAAGCCAAGACCCTGCTGGACAAAGCACTGGCTCAGAGACCCGACTACACCAAAGCTGTGGTCAAAAAGGCTGAGCTGCTGA GTCGGGAACAGAAATATGAAGAAGGGATCACTCTCCTTCGCAATGCCTTGGCCAATCAGAGTGACTGTGTCCTGCACAGAATGCTGGGAGATTTTCTGGTGGCTGTCAATGATTACCAAGAGGCCATGGATCAGTACAGCATAGCCTTAAG TCTGGATCCCAACGACCAGAAGTCTTTAGAAGGAATGCAGaagatggagaaagaggagagtccCACAGACGCCACCGTGGAGCTGGACGGTGACGACATGGAGGGCAGTGGAGAGGACGGAGACCTGGAGGGCAGTGACAGTGAAGCGGCTCAGTGGGCCGATCAGGAACAGTGGTTTGGGATGCAGTGA